In Kytococcus sedentarius DSM 20547, the sequence AGCCCGGGCCGATGCTTCTGTCCGCGGTGGGACCGGATACGTCGCACGGGCTTCGCTAGTGCCACCACAAGGTCGTCCACCGAGCCCATCTGCTCGGTGACGTGCATGCCGGCCGAGGTCACGTATGAGGCCTCGACGTGGACGCTGGTGTCCTCTGCCTCAGAACCAGCATCCTCGCCGCGACATCTCTAGTGAGACAGCGACACACCTACGACATCCTTAGTGAGACAACGACATCTTTAATGAGAACCGACAACCACGGCGGGCGCGCCGCCCTTACCTCCGCTTGACACGGGGGTGTAGGCTGGCGAGCATCGACGTAGGAGACGCACAGACAGCCTAACTCCCCTTGTCGCTCCGGCCGGGTAAGAGATTCCGTGTAGGTTCCGGCACAAGTTGGCCAGTTCCGGGTTTCTTGGCCAGTGCGTGTCAGATTTCGGGCGCATCTGTCAGACGGGCACGATGGACCTGTGGGCGGACGCGACGTGTTCCTCCGGTACTGCACCGTCGCCGGCGACAAGGTCGCGACGACGTGGGAGCAGTCACGTGCCCATCTGATCATCGACGGGGAGGCCGATGAATCCAGCGCCGCCGATCGTCTGTACCTGCGACCCGGAACTTCCGAAACGAGAGACGAGGACCGCCATGAACACCCGAGACTCCCAGGCTGAACGCGAGATACGCGAGCTCCATGAGGAGTGGTTCGCGGCGAGCGCCCGAAAGGACCTCGACGCGACGATGACCCCGATCGCCCCCAGCATCATCTCCTACGAGCATTCGCCCCCGCTTCAGCACACCGACGTCACCGAGATCCGCGAGGAGTGCCGCCAGGGGTTCGACTACCAGGGTGATGATTTTTCATGGACGGTGCCCGACCTCCAGGTCATGGTTCGCGAGGATCTGGCCGTCGCCTGGGGCTTGAACCGCATGGCATCGACGAACGCCGACGGGACCATAATGGTTTCCTGGTCACGCGGCACTCGGGTCTTCCGCCGCACGGAGAACGGATGGAGAATGGTGCACCAACACGTCTCGTTCCCCGTAGACCCGGAGACCGGGATTGCCGCGATGGAGCTGACGCCATGAACGAGCCAGATATCCGCACTCTCATCACCGAGTGGGCCCGCGCCGTCCAGGAAGAAGACCTCGACGGTACCCTCGCGCACCACAGTGACGACATCGTCATGTTCGACGTCCCCGGACCCGAACAAGGTCGCCGGGGACTGGACGACTACACCGCGAGCTGGTACCCCTTCTTCGAGTGGGTCCGTACCGGTGCTCGCTTCGAGATCACCGAGCTCCACGTCGAACACGGCGACGATCACGGTTTCGCCTGGGCACTGCTACGGTGCGGCACCCCCGACGATCTCGCGCAGAACCCCAGTCGCCGACTGCGACTCTCATTCGGGTTGCGACGACGCGAGGGGACTTGGCAGATCAGTCACGAGCACCACTCATTTACGCACCCATGAGCGCGGGGCAGAGCGAGAAGGCGTCGGTCGAGGCGGAGTATGGCGCTCTGTTCGACGCGCATCGGCGCGAGATCGTCGCTCACTGCTACCGGATGACCGGGTCCTTCACCGACGCGGAGGAGCTCGCGCAGGAAACCTACCTGCGCGCGTGGCGCTCCCGAGCACAGTTCGACGGACGTGCCAGCGGACGCACCTGGCTCTACCGCATCGCGACCAACGCCTGCCTGGACTTCCTGAAGAGTCACGAGCGACGCACCGGCCCCCACGCCTCGGTCGCCGAGATCCTCGAGACCGAAGGAGGTATCTCTCCGCATCCGGACCATGTCGATCCCGCAGAACTCGTTGCACGGAAGGAGTCGACCTCACTCGAGGTGATGGCCGCTCTGCTCGATCTTCCCGTCCGTCAGCGCGCCGTGCTCATCGCGAGGGACCTCCTCGAGTTCGACACGGCTGAGACCGCGAAACTGCTGGACTGCCCGCCCACCGCCGTGAACAGCCTGCTCCAACGTGCACGCGCCAGGACCCGCCGCCTCGGAGCGGACTTCGCGCCACACCTCGAAGCGGATGACGCTCCAGCGGTCGCGCAGCTCGTCCGCGCCTACCTCGAGGCCCACGGGAGGGGTGACATCACCGCGGTTGTCGAGCTCTTCACGGCCGACGCCCGCCTCAGCATGCCACCCGAGGATCCCTGCGTGGGACGCCCCGAGATTCACGAGTTCTACGCCTACCTGCTCGATCCGGCAAATATCGGATACTGGCACCTCATGGAGACCCGCGCCAACGGAGCACCCGCCATAGCCAACTACATCGCACCGTCCCCGGCCGGACCGTTCACCGCACTCTCGATCGACGTGCTCCGGGTGGACAACAGGAAGATTTCCGCGATGCACAGCTTCCTCGACGCATCGCACTTCCCAACGTTCGGACTACCCCTGACCGCATAGCCACGAGCAGGGCGCAGGATCTACGGACCCCGGACAGCGGGAACCCGGCGGTCGGCCTGGCTCGCTCCCGGTGAAAAGTCCTGACAGGCCCGTGAAGCCCTCCACCCATCATGGGACACTGCACGGATGGAACAGATCCGCAGAATGCTCCAAGAACAGGTCGATGCGGGAATCCTTCCCGGGGCCGTGGCACTGCGCTCCCGGCACGGGCACACCGACATTGCTGCCGTCGGGGTGCAGGACCTCGAGTTCCGCATCCCGATGTCTTCTCAGACGCTGTTCCACTGGGACTCCCTCGGCAAGCCGTTCACCGCGGCCCTCACACTCTCCTTCGTGGCAGACGGCAGCCTCGATCTTGACTCGCCCATCGAAAGCTGGCTCCCGGAGCTGTCCGGTCAGCGCGTCCTCATCAACCCGGGCGGGCCCCTATCGGAGACGGAGCCGGCGCACCGACCGGTGAACGTGCAGGACCTGCTCACCATGCGCGGAGGGCTCGGGTTCACCACCGATTTCGAGTCGCCGTTCACCGAGGCGCTCATGACCGAACTCCAGGAGGGCCCGGAACCACGGTCTCTGGACAGGGAATCCTTCCTGAAGGCTGCGGGACGACTGCCACTTGCGCACCAGCCCGGAGTCGGCTGGACGTACAACACGGGTAGCACCCTGCTGGGACTCCTGCTGGAGCGGGTCGGCGACCAGTCACTGGACGTACTGATGGCCGAACGCCTCCTCGAGCCGTTGGAAATGCAGGATGCGCGCTGGTGGGTCCCGCCAGCAGAACTCCCCAGGTTCGCAAGCCGCTATGGACGTACTGACGATGCCCGTTTACCGCTTCAACTCATCGATCCGCCCGAGGGGCTGTACTCACGACCGCCGTCGTTCCCCGACGGGGCGGGAGGCCTGATCGGAACCGCCGACGACTGGCGCGCCTTCGGACAGATGCTGCTCGACGGCGGTCAGCGGCGCGGTCACCAGGTGCTCCCCGAACACCTGGTGACCCTTCTCCTGACCGACCATCTCACCGCGTCGCAGCGGCGTTGGGCCGGCTTCTTCCTTGACGGCGGCGAAGGGTGGGGGTTCGGAGGAAGCGTGCGCTCCGACGGCAGCTACGGGTGGTCGGGAGGGGCCGGCACCTTTGGGCGTGTGAACCCTGATCGCGGCGAGGTGAGCATCCTGCTGACGCAGGTGGCCCTCGAGGGGCCTCAGGGATCCCTCGTCATCTCCGAGTTCGAAGAACTTCTCAATCGCGAGCAAGGCGATCGTCAATAGTTTCGAGGGCGGCAAGAGAACCTTCGATCGACCGAGGAGCAGCGTTCGTTGCACATTGTCGATCCAGAGCTTCGCTAGGAGCTGATGTGCCAATAGGTGTCACAACAGCTCCGTCGCTGAGGAACCGGACAACCTAGTGAGAATCCGGGCCCGCGTCTTAGTCGTCGCGCCGCAGGCCACAGCACTGCACCGCTGACAGATCGCGCGAGAACCTACAGGCACGCCGTGACGCAGGTCACACCACGGTGCGGGGAATGAACCCGTGGCGTCGTGGGTTGAGTCCATCAGACGCAACTTTGGTGAGCCCCGTCTTGACCACCCGGCCAGGCGAACCCCAGAGTTGCTCCGCATCAACTCAACCGCGACTACTCGCAGGAGGTTCCCGCATGGGACGCGCAATCGGTATCGACCTGGGTACCACCAACTCCGCCATGGCCATCCTCGATGGTGGGGAGCCGGAGATCATCGCCAACGCCGAGGGCGGCCGCACCACGCCGTCCGTCGTCTCGTTCTCCAAGAACGGGGAGGTCCTCGTCGGCGAGGTGGCCAAGCGCCAGGCCGTCACCAACGTCGACCGCACCATCCGCTCCGTCAAGCGCCACATGGGCACGGACTGGACCACCGAGATCGACGGCAAGAAGTACACCGCGCAGGAGATCAGCGCCCGCACCCTGCAGAAGCTGAAGCGCGATGCGGAGGCCTACCTGGGTGAGGACGTCACCGACGCGGTCATCACCGTGCCGGCCTACTTCGACGACGCCGAGCGCCAGGCCACCAAGGAGGCCGGCGAGATCGCGGGCCTCAACGTGCTCCGCATCATCAACGAGCCCACTGCCGCCGCCCTGGCCTACGGCCTGGACAAGGGCAAGGAGGACGAGCTCATCCTCGTCTTCGACCTCGGTGGCGGAACCTTCGACGTCTCGCTGCTCGAGGTGGGCAAGGACCCCGAGGACGGCTTCTCCACCATCCAGGTGCGCGCGACCTCCGGTGACAACAAGCTCGGTGGCGACGACTGGGACGACGCGGTGGTGCAGCACCTGCTCACCAGCGTGAAGAACACCACCGGCGTGGACCTGTCGAACGACAAGATCGCCATGCAGCGTCTGCGCGATGCCGCCGAGCAGGCCAAGAAGGAGCTCTCGAGCTCCACCTCCACGTCGATCAACCTGCAGTACCTGTCGATGGGGGAGAACGGCCCGATCCACCTGGACGAGTCGCTGTCCCGCACCCAGTTCGAGCAGATGACCGAGAAGCTGCTGGACCGCACGAAGCAGCCCTTCGAGGCCGTCATGAAGGACGCCGGCGTCACCATCGACGAGATCTCGCACGTCGTGCTGGTCGGTGGTTCCACCCGCATGCCGGCCGTCACCGAGCTGGTCAAGAAGCTCACCGGCAAGGAGCCCAACAAGGGCGTCAACCCCGATGAGGTCGTGGCCGCCGGTGCCGCCATCCAGGCCGGTGTGCTGAAGGGCGACCGCAAGGACGTCCTGCTCATCGACGTCACGCCGCTGTCCCTCGGCATCGAGACCAAGGGCGGCCTGATGACCAAGCTCATCGAGCGCAACACGGCCATCCCGACCAAGCGCTCGGAGGTGTTCACCACCGCCGAGGACAACCAGCCGGCCGTCGGGATCCAGGTGTTCCAGGGCGAGCGCGAGCTGGCCCGGGACAACAAGCCGCTGGGCAACTTCGAGCTCACCGGCATCGCCCCGGCGCCCCGTGGCGTGCCGCAGATCGAGGTCACCTTCGACATCGACGCCAACGGCATCGTGCACGTGTCCGCCAAGGACCGTGGCACCGGCCAGGAGCAGTCGATGACGATCTCCGGCGGTTCGGCCCTCGACAAGGACGAAATCGACCGCATGGTGAAGGACGCCGAGGCCCACGCGGCCGAGGACGCCAAGCGCCGTGAGGCCGCCGAGGCCCGCAACCAGGCTGAGCAGGTCGTTTACTCCACCGAGAAGTTCATTGCCGACAACGGCGACAAGCTTCCCGAGGCGGAGAAGTCCGAGGTGGACACCGCACTGTCCGACCTCAAGGCCGTCGTGGCCCAGGAGGACGCCGACCCGGAGGACCTGAAGGCCAAGACCACCGCGGTCTCCGAGGCCAGCCAGAAGATGGGTGCCGCGATGTATGCGGCCCAGTCCGAGGCCGGTGACGCGGGCGCCCAGGGCGCCCCCGGCGCCGAGGGCGCTGGCGACGAGCAGGCCGCCGACGAGGATGTGGTGGACGCCGAGGTCGTCGAGGACGACGACCAGGGCACGACCGACCAGTCCAAGTGATGCCGTCCGGGCGCAGCTGAGCGCTGCGCCCGGCGCGGTGGACGTTGATGCACGATCGGGGGCGGGGCCGACCGCCCCGCCCCCGACGCCCAGACCCGGAGGTGCCCATGACTGACCAGACCGACCGCCCCGAGGAGCCGCAGGACGACCTCGACGCCGAGGCCCAGCGCCTGGTGGAGGAGTCCCGCCCCGAGCAGGTGGGCGACCAGGCCGAGATGCCCGAAGTGACCGCCGAGGGTGCGCCTGCCTTCGTCGACGAGGCCGAGCCCGCCTCGGGCGGCGAGGCCGCGCCCGAGCCCCACCCCGACACGCTGCTGGCCGCCGAGCGCCTGGAGGACCTGCGCCGCGCGCAGGCCGACCACGTGAACTACCGCAACCGCATGGAGCGGGAGCGCGCCAAGGACAAGGATGCCACCATCGGCACCGTCGTGGAGGCGCTCCTCCCGGTGCTGGACGACGTGCACATGGCCCGCGAGCACGGTGAGCTGACCGACGGCCCGTTTGCCGCCATCGCCACCAAGCTCGAGACCACCCTGGAGCGCTTCGGAGTGCGCCGGGTCGGCGCGGTGGGCGAGGTCTTCGACCCGACCCTCCACGAGGCCCTGATGCACACCCAGGCCGAGCTGCCCGAGGGCACCACCGAGACCACCATCGTCCAGGTGCTCCAGCCCGGTTTTGTGGTGGGCGAACGCGTGGTCCGCGCCGCCCGCGTGGCCGTGGCCGACCCGGCCTGAGCCCCGCCGCCCACCCCGTGATGGGGACCGGGCGGCGGGTCAGGCACCCACTTCATCGATCTCGCGAGGAGGCGTGATGGCGAGCCAGGACTGGTTCGAGAAGGATTTCTACAAGACCCTGGGCGTCTCGCCCGATGCCGACGACGCCGAGATCAAGAAGGCCTACCGCAAGCTGGCACGGAAGAACCACCCCGACCAGCACCCCGGTGATGAGGCCGCCGAGCAGCGCTTCAAGGAGATCGGCGAGGCCTACCAGGTGCTCTCCGATGCGGAGGACCGCGAGCAGTACGACGCCATTCGCCAGATGGCCGCCGGCGGGGCGCGCTTCAGCGCCGGCGGCGGCCCAGGCGGCGGTGGGGCAGACGGCTTCGAGGACGTGTTCTCCTCGATGTTCGGCGGCGGTGGCGGCGGTGGACAGCGCGTGCGCTTCACCACCGGTGGCCCGGGTGGCGCCGGGATGGGCGGCATGGGTGGCCGTGGTGGCCAGTCGGTCGACCCCGAGGACCTCGAGGACATCCTGCGGATGTTCGGCGGGGGCGGTGGCGCCGGCTTCGGCGCCCCCGGCGGCGGCGCAGGCTTCGGTCCCGGCGGGGCAGGCCCCCGCAGCGCCCCGACCAAGGGCCAGGACGTCGAGAGCTCGGTGACCGTGGACCTGCGGCAGGCGATGACCGGCGACAAGGCCACCGTCCGCCAGCCCGACGGCAGCTCGACCACCATCCGCATCCCGGCCGGGGTCAAGGACGGCCAGAAGATCCGTCTCAAGGGCAAGGGGCACCCCAGCCGGACCGGCGGCCCGCCCGGTGACCTGATGATCACCGTGCACGTCCGCCCCCACCCGGTGTTCCGGCGCGAGGGCGACAACCTGGTGCTTGACCTGCCGGTCACCTTCGCCGAGGCCGCCCTGGGCGCCACGGTGGCGGTACCGACCCTGGACGGCCAGAGCGTCAAGGTGAAGCTCGCCCCCGGCACCCCGTCTGGGCGACGCCTGCGCATCCGCGGCCGGGGCATGCCCACCAAGAACGGCAACGGTGACCTCATCGCCGTGGTGCAGGTGGAGGTGCCCGCCGAGCTCTCCGACGCCCAGCGCGAGGCCATCGAGGCCCTGCGCGCGGCCGACGACTCCGACCCGCGGGCAGGTCTCGCCACCCGCGCTGCGTCGTGAGCCGCTCGCCGGACACCCGCCCGGTCTACGTCATCTCGGTGGCGGCCGAGCTGACCGGCATGCACGCCCAGACGCTGCGGCAGTACGACCGCATGGGACTTGTCTCCCCCTCGCGCGCCCGGGGCGGGGGGCGGCGCTACTCGGAGGCCGACGTCGAGCGCCTGCGCGAGGTGCAGCGGCTCTCCAGCTCCGAGGGGGTTTCGCTGGAGGGCATCCGCCGCATCCTGGAGCTCACCCGGGCCAACGAGAACTTGGAGGCCCGCCTGGCGGAGCTTGATGCGGAGGTCCAGCGCCTCCGCACGGTGCTCGAGGCCGGGCAGCGCGTCTTCGCCGCCAGTCGCCGGGGTGGCGTCGAGGCGGTGCGCCAGGGGCAGCGGCCCACGCGCCCCGCATCGGCGGGCGAGTTGGTGCTCTGGAGTCCGCTGCGGTAGTCGGACACTCCCGCTGTGGCCGCGGCGCCGCCGGAGGTGCGCCGCCACCCGGCCGTCCGCGGCACGAGGGAGGTCCCCCACCTGAACAGGTGGGGGACCTCCCTCGTGTGCCTCCCCGGACGACCCGGGCGCGATGGGGTGAGCCGACCGCCAGGGCGGCTCACCCCATCGGGATCACAGGCCCAGCAGGCCGCGCAGCGCGTCCTCCACGTTCTGCGAGACGGCCGCCTCGCTGCCGTAGATGACGTTCTGCGTGGTCGGGTTCGCCGTCACGTAGTCCGACACCACCGGGGGCAGGCGGTCCGGGCGGGTGAGCAGCAGCGGGCCGCCCTCCTTGGCCGCGTACGCGCCACCGGTGAGGCTGTCCGGCCAGTTCATACCGGTCGCGTAGCCCGTGAAGTCGCTCTTGGCGGGGAACTCCTTGGCGATCTCCACGGCCGTCCCGTAGCGGTCCGAGCCGGCCAGGCGCTCGGTGGCGCCCAGGGTCTCGTACACCTCCGGCGAGACGGCGGTCTCGCCGCCGAGCACCACGATGTTCTTCGGCTTGAGCGTGCTCACCGCGTGCATGGTGGTGGGCAGCACCCGGTCCGGGCGGGTCAGCAGGACGGGGACGTCCTGCGAACCGGCCAGGGCGCTGCCGGCCAGCGCGTCGGCGTAGTTCTTCTCGTCACCGGAGGCGATGTAGAGGGTCTCCACGTCACCGCGGAACGACTTGGCCACGTTGGCGCTGGTCTCGTACCGGTTCGCACCGGAGATGCGCTCGACGCTCAGGCCGGAGGCGGCCAGCTCGTCGGCGACCTTCTCGGAGATGGCGGTCTCGCCACCCACCAGCACCACGCGCTTCGCGCCGAGGGACTGCAGGGCCTCGGTGGTCTGCGGCGGGATGCGGTCCGGACGGGTCAGCAGGACGGGGATCTCCTTGTCCGCGTCGTCCGGCAGGGACTGCAGGCCCTCGATGCCGGCGCCCGCAGCCGCGGTGCCGGACATCGCGTCGGCGAAGTTCATGCCCGAGGCGATGTACACCGTGTCGGACGAGCCGAACTTCTTGGAGATCTCCGCAGCGGTGGCGTAGCGGTCCCGGCCCTCGATGCGCTCCAGACCCGGCTCGCCCTTCTCACCCGGCTCCAGCAGCACGTAGGTCTCGGCCAGCGTGCGGAAGGAGTTGTTCGGGGGAGTGGTGGTGGCCTTGCCGAACCACGGGGCGGAGGTGTCGTCCACGGAGATGGTGCCCGGGACGTTGGTCTCCACGCCCTGCTCCAGCGAGAAGGGGTTGGCGAAGGTCAGGTTGCCCGCGTCGCCCTTCTCCGGCAGCACGAAGGTGCGCAGCGTGAACCCGGTGGAGTCCGCGCCGCCCAGGTCGTAGGCCTGCACGTGGACGGTGTAGTCGTCCTGCAGGTACAGGGTCGGGATGAGGATCCGCTCGGCGGCGCCGGCCGTGGCGGCCTGCCCGACCTTGAGGCTCATGCCCTTGTACGTGACGTACAGGTCCAGGTCGACCGACGGGTCGTCCGGGATGATCTCGGTCCACACGGTCGAGTAGCGCGAGCCCTCGAAGTCGTAGCGGAAGTTGTTCGGGTCGTCGATCACCAGGTCGTCGCGGCTCGACGGCAGTCGCACCTCGCCGCGGACGTCGTCGCCCTTGACCAGGCCGCGGGTCGCGATGCTCACGTCGCGGTCCTCGCCGGAGATCATCGGGATGTCGATGGTGGCGTCGGTCGCCTTGCCCTCGACGAGCTGCGGCGCCTTCAGGTCACCGGCGCGCACCGCGATGGGGGAGCGCACGTCGTTCTGGCCCGCGGCGGTCCAGGTGAGCGTGCCCTTGGTCCACGCGTCCTTCGCCAGGGTCTCGTCGACGAACGTGATCTCCACGTCCGCGGACTCGCCCGGGTCCAGGGTGACGGTGGACTGGCTCAGCGTCGCCTTCACGCCCTCCAGGCCTGCGATGGTGCCGGTCCAGGTGGCCGTGGCGTCCGTGGTGTTGGTGATCGTGCGGGTGATGGTCTGCTGACCCAGCAGCTGGCCGAGCGCGATCGAGGCCTGGTTGAGGTCCGAGGCGTCGATCGGGTTCTCGGAGACGGGCTTGCCGCCACGGGTCACACCCTGACCGGCGAGGAAGTCCCACCAGTCCTGCTCACCGGCGTCGTAGACCAGACCCGGGGAGAGCATGCGGCGCGGCTCGACGAACCCGGCGCCGGTGGCGAAGGGGTCGTTGCTGGCGGCGCTCATGTGGTCACGCGTGGTGGTCATGAGGGCGGACTTGACCGCCATCGGGGACCACTCGGGGTTGGCCTGCTTGACCAGGGCGGCCAGGCCGGCGATGTGCGGGGAGCTCATCGAGGTACCGGAGCTGTAACCGAACGCGTCGGCACCGCGCTCGGGCGTGGCGTAGGCCGCGAGCACACCGACACCCGGGGCCGAGACGTCCGGCTTGAGGATGTCGCCCTCGCCACCCAGCGACGGGCCGCGCGAGGAGAAGCCGGCGATCTCGGGGACCTCGGTGGTGGAGCCCTCGTTGGTCTCCAGGATGGAGGCGGTGGCGCCCTCGCCGGAGGCGTAGGCGCGCACGACGTCCCGGTGGGTGTGCGACAGGTGCACGGTCGGGACCACGTGGGCATCGGTGTCCAGCGAGCTCTCGGTGGGGTTGATGAGCACCATGCCCACGCCGCCGGCCTCGGCCACGACGTCGGACTTCTCGGTACGAGCGGTGACGCCGCGGTCGCAGACCACGATCTTGCCGGCCACCAGGGCCGGGTCCAGGGAACCGATCTTGCAGAGGTTCGCGTCCTCGGCCGTGGCGGATGCCGCCTTGGCGTCCTGGGCCAGGATCATCGGGGCCTCGGGGAGGCCACCGGTCACCGAGGAGCCGATGTAGCGCTCGCCGTCACCGGTCACCAGGGTGTTCTCGGCGATGCGGTGGGTGGAGGCGGCCACGGTGGTCAGCCACGGGGAGGGGTGGTTCGTCGTGGAGGCCTTGGGACCGGAGTTACCGGAGGAGGCAGCCACGAAGATGCCGTTGGCGGCCGCGTTCATGAAGGCGATCTCGACCGGGTCGATGTAGTTGCTCGAGGTGCCGGAGATCGAGTAGTTCAGGACGTCCACGCCGTCGGCGACCGCGTCGTCGATGGCCTTGACGGAGTCGAGGCTGCTGCAGCCGCCGTCGCCGCCCTTCTCGTCCCAGCAGACCTTGTAGGCCGCGACGTGGGCCATCGGGGCCATGCCCGAGATGACACCGTGCTCCTCGCCGTTCACGGTGGCGGTGACGCCCTCGTTGCCGGCGGCGGTGCTGGCGGTGTGGGAGCCGTGGCCACCCACGTCCAGCGGGGACAGGGACTCGTGGTCGGCGATGCGGCTCTTGCCGAAGCCCTCCACGTAGAAGCGGGCGCCGATCAGCTTGTTGTTGCACGCGTCGGAGGGGAAGTCCTGCGGCGCCTCGGTGGCGCACACGCCCTTCCAGTCGGCCGGCGCGGGAGCCATGTCGCCCTCGGCGAAGCTCGGGTTGTGGTGCGAGATGCCGGAGTCGATGACGCCGACGACCATGCCCTCGCCCTTGAGGCCGTTGCCGGTATTCCAGACACCGTTCTCACCGGTCAGGCCGAGGAACTCCGGCGAGGTGTCGGTGTGGAGCTCGAGCATCTCCTCCGGGGCCACGCTGATGACCTCGCTGCTGCGGGCAAGCTCCGCGGCCTGCTCGGCGGTCAGGGTCACGCCGACGCCGGACAGGGCCGTGGTGTAGCGGACGACGGGGTTCTTCGCCCCGACGGTCGCCAGCACGGCGTCCTGACGCTGGACCAGGTGGCTCTCGTACTTCTGCACCGCGGCGCTCTGCACGTCGAACTTCTCGCCCTTGGCCGGGCTGGTGGCCGCGAGCCCCTTCAGGTGGCCGTCGTAGGCGACGGTGGGCTGGTCACGGAAGGTGACGATGTACTGACCGTCCGTGAACTCCTGCTTGGCGGCGGCGTCGCGGGCCTCGCCGTGGGCGACGGCGAAGGTGCCGGCCGACGACGCGTCCTGGGTGGCCGGTGCTGCCGTGGTGGCGGGGGCGATGACGCCGGCCATGGCGATGGCGATCGCCGATGCGGTGGCATGGCGCGGCAGAGAGCGGTGTGTGACCACTGATACTCCTCATGGGGGGGATGGTGCTGCCAACCTCTCAG encodes:
- a CDS encoding cell wall-binding repeat-containing protein, which encodes MVTHRSLPRHATASAIAIAMAGVIAPATTAAPATQDASSAGTFAVAHGEARDAAAKQEFTDGQYIVTFRDQPTVAYDGHLKGLAATSPAKGEKFDVQSAAVQKYESHLVQRQDAVLATVGAKNPVVRYTTALSGVGVTLTAEQAAELARSSEVISVAPEEMLELHTDTSPEFLGLTGENGVWNTGNGLKGEGMVVGVIDSGISHHNPSFAEGDMAPAPADWKGVCATEAPQDFPSDACNNKLIGARFYVEGFGKSRIADHESLSPLDVGGHGSHTASTAAGNEGVTATVNGEEHGVISGMAPMAHVAAYKVCWDEKGGDGGCSSLDSVKAIDDAVADGVDVLNYSISGTSSNYIDPVEIAFMNAAANGIFVAASSGNSGPKASTTNHPSPWLTTVAASTHRIAENTLVTGDGERYIGSSVTGGLPEAPMILAQDAKAASATAEDANLCKIGSLDPALVAGKIVVCDRGVTARTEKSDVVAEAGGVGMVLINPTESSLDTDAHVVPTVHLSHTHRDVVRAYASGEGATASILETNEGSTTEVPEIAGFSSRGPSLGGEGDILKPDVSAPGVGVLAAYATPERGADAFGYSSGTSMSSPHIAGLAALVKQANPEWSPMAVKSALMTTTRDHMSAASNDPFATGAGFVEPRRMLSPGLVYDAGEQDWWDFLAGQGVTRGGKPVSENPIDASDLNQASIALGQLLGQQTITRTITNTTDATATWTGTIAGLEGVKATLSQSTVTLDPGESADVEITFVDETLAKDAWTKGTLTWTAAGQNDVRSPIAVRAGDLKAPQLVEGKATDATIDIPMISGEDRDVSIATRGLVKGDDVRGEVRLPSSRDDLVIDDPNNFRYDFEGSRYSTVWTEIIPDDPSVDLDLYVTYKGMSLKVGQAATAGAAERILIPTLYLQDDYTVHVQAYDLGGADSTGFTLRTFVLPEKGDAGNLTFANPFSLEQGVETNVPGTISVDDTSAPWFGKATTTPPNNSFRTLAETYVLLEPGEKGEPGLERIEGRDRYATAAEISKKFGSSDTVYIASGMNFADAMSGTAAAGAGIEGLQSLPDDADKEIPVLLTRPDRIPPQTTEALQSLGAKRVVLVGGETAISEKVADELAASGLSVERISGANRYETSANVAKSFRGDVETLYIASGDEKNYADALAGSALAGSQDVPVLLTRPDRVLPTTMHAVSTLKPKNIVVLGGETAVSPEVYETLGATERLAGSDRYGTAVEIAKEFPAKSDFTGYATGMNWPDSLTGGAYAAKEGGPLLLTRPDRLPPVVSDYVTANPTTQNVIYGSEAAVSQNVEDALRGLLGL